A single region of the Stenotrophomonas sp. Marseille-Q4652 genome encodes:
- a CDS encoding NUDIX hydrolase, with protein MNSDTADSRARWMPHVTVATVVVRDGQLLLVEEAIEGRLVLNQPAGHLEAGESLQQAAVRETLEETGWKVRLQSFIGAYQWTAPDGTPFLRFAFAAEPVSHDPAPPLDEGIVRAVWMTPAEVAGAGERLRSPLVWQVVDDWLGGQRHPLELLRWVP; from the coding sequence ATGAATTCTGATACCGCCGATTCGCGGGCGCGCTGGATGCCCCACGTCACCGTGGCCACCGTGGTGGTACGTGACGGGCAACTGCTGCTGGTCGAGGAGGCCATCGAAGGGCGTCTGGTGCTGAACCAGCCGGCCGGCCACCTGGAAGCCGGCGAGAGCCTGCAGCAGGCGGCCGTGCGCGAGACCCTGGAGGAAACGGGCTGGAAGGTCCGGCTGCAGTCCTTCATCGGTGCCTACCAGTGGACCGCGCCTGACGGCACGCCATTCCTGCGTTTTGCCTTTGCCGCCGAGCCGGTCTCGCATGACCCCGCCCCGCCCTTGGACGAAGGCATCGTGCGTGCCGTGTGGATGACTCCTGCCGAAGTGGCTGGCGCCGGCGAGCGGCTGCGCAGCCCGCTGGTATGGCAGGTGGTGGACGACTGGCTGGGTGGCCAGCGCCATCCGCTGGAACTGCTGCGGTGGGTGCCATGA
- the mnmA gene encoding tRNA 2-thiouridine(34) synthase MnmA — MSAPRIVVGVSGGVDSSVAALRLVQQGEPVAGLFMQNWADDGSGECRAEEDRRDAVAVCGKLGIPFHFRDFSSEYWAGVFEHFLAEYAAGRTPNPDVLCNREVKFKHFLDAARELGAERIATGHYARIDQHGGQWRLLRGADRSKDQSYFLHQLGQEQLAATLFPIGELEKTDLRRIAREAGLPTHAKKDSTGICFIGERDFRQFLGHYLPAREGEIRDPQDRPIARHPGVFYFTLGQREGLNIGGVRGRPAAPWYVVGKDVANNILYVDQDHDSPWLQSARLLTEDAHWVAGSAPGRVFECTAQTRYRQPDEPCTVTVQDDGRLSVRFDRPQRAVTPGQSLVLYDGQSCLGGAVIASTDAPLERRLGNPFSSLETT; from the coding sequence ATGAGCGCGCCGCGGATCGTGGTGGGGGTCTCCGGCGGCGTGGATTCGTCCGTGGCCGCCCTGCGCCTGGTACAGCAGGGCGAACCGGTCGCCGGGCTGTTCATGCAGAACTGGGCCGACGACGGCAGCGGTGAATGCCGCGCCGAGGAGGACCGCCGCGACGCCGTGGCGGTGTGCGGCAAGCTCGGCATCCCGTTCCATTTCCGCGATTTCTCCAGCGAATACTGGGCAGGCGTGTTCGAGCACTTCCTGGCCGAATATGCCGCCGGCCGCACGCCCAACCCGGATGTGCTGTGCAACCGCGAGGTCAAGTTCAAGCATTTCCTCGACGCCGCCCGCGAGCTCGGCGCCGAGCGCATCGCCACCGGCCATTACGCGCGGATCGATCAGCACGGTGGCCAGTGGCGGCTGCTGCGCGGAGCCGACCGCAGCAAGGACCAGAGCTATTTCCTGCACCAGCTCGGGCAGGAACAGCTGGCCGCGACCCTGTTCCCGATTGGTGAGCTGGAAAAGACCGACCTGCGCCGCATTGCCCGTGAAGCCGGCCTGCCCACCCACGCCAAGAAGGATTCCACCGGGATCTGCTTCATTGGCGAGCGCGATTTCCGCCAGTTCCTGGGCCACTACCTGCCGGCCCGCGAGGGCGAGATCCGCGATCCGCAGGACCGTCCCATCGCCCGCCACCCGGGGGTCTTCTACTTCACCCTGGGCCAGCGCGAGGGCCTGAACATCGGCGGCGTGCGCGGCCGTCCAGCCGCCCCGTGGTACGTGGTTGGCAAGGACGTGGCCAACAACATCCTGTACGTGGACCAGGACCATGACAGTCCGTGGCTGCAGTCCGCCCGCCTGCTCACCGAGGACGCCCACTGGGTGGCAGGCTCGGCCCCGGGCCGGGTGTTCGAGTGCACCGCCCAGACCCGCTACCGCCAGCCCGACGAGCCCTGTACGGTCACGGTGCAGGACGACGGTCGCCTGTCGGTGCGCTTCGACCGCCCGCAGCGGGCCGTCACCCCCGGCCAGTCGCTGGTGCTGTATGACGGCCAGTCCTGCCTGGGCGGCGCAGTGATCGCCAGTACCGATGCCCCGCTGGAACGCCGGCTGGGCAATCCCTTTTCCTCCCTAGAGACGACCTGA
- the hflD gene encoding high frequency lysogenization protein HflD yields the protein MSFSLDDRVLALAGIAQALQQVRRIAETGHSEASVVRTAMDSVFRIDAESPAAVYGGKASLAPGLKVLQGYFNNQNRDDALPRLALAVLQLERRFVREGTTVDKVHAGILRAASQAAELGDSAHPDVLTALGGLYADTISQLRPRVMVQGNPHYLGQAGVVAEIRALLLAAVRSAVLWRQLGGNYWDFLFSKRGMVEAIERNLR from the coding sequence ATGAGCTTTTCCCTCGACGACCGCGTACTGGCACTGGCAGGCATCGCCCAGGCGTTGCAGCAGGTGCGGCGCATCGCCGAAACCGGCCACTCCGAGGCGTCGGTGGTGCGCACGGCCATGGACAGCGTGTTCCGGATCGACGCCGAGTCGCCGGCGGCGGTTTATGGCGGGAAGGCCAGCCTGGCCCCGGGCCTGAAGGTGCTGCAGGGCTACTTCAACAACCAGAACCGCGATGACGCCCTGCCCCGCCTGGCCCTGGCGGTGCTGCAGCTGGAGCGCCGCTTCGTCAGGGAAGGCACAACGGTGGACAAGGTCCACGCCGGCATCCTGCGCGCGGCCAGCCAGGCCGCGGAGCTGGGCGACAGCGCCCATCCGGACGTGCTGACGGCACTGGGCGGCCTGTACGCCGACACCATCAGCCAGCTGCGGCCCCGGGTGATGGTCCAGGGCAACCCGCATTACCTGGGCCAGGCCGGCGTGGTCGCCGAGATCCGCGCCCTGCTGCTGGCGGCGGTACGGTCGGCGGTGCTGTGGCGCCAGCTGGGCGGCAATTACTGGGATTTCCTGTTCTCCAAGCGCGGCATGGTCGAGGCGATCGAGCGCAACCTGCGCTGA
- a CDS encoding methyl-accepting chemotaxis protein: MYSRIAIRLAAPMAMTLLVLLAFGFDWPAAARWAILTTMTLSWLVFAFWSVRSQAQRSPEQAKILREQDQLLNELRSFVGNEIDGSRSEIERARELIRQAVAGLGGSFEAMNRKSRQQSQALARIVDRAGEDGGAGVDVARFAQHASHRMEQLVEALEQVAGQSTTTVQHIDQMAQHLDGIFALLEDVKSIADQTNLLALNAAIEAARAGEAGRGFAVVADEVRNLSERSTTFNEQIRKLAHSSKDAIAKVRETVSHMASRDMDRSREARQEAAAMLENVAAINNSLGEGMREISECGRAIDSSVAEAVRALQFEDIATQALGGVHTHLDRLNEINREAVALQELLHRNGGVFDAELASALQRTGNRLREMRAEWERPPHKPVSQQSMGAGTVELF; encoded by the coding sequence ATGTACTCACGCATTGCTATCCGTCTCGCGGCCCCCATGGCCATGACCCTGCTGGTCCTCCTCGCGTTCGGGTTCGACTGGCCCGCTGCGGCACGCTGGGCCATCCTGACCACGATGACGCTGAGCTGGCTCGTCTTCGCCTTCTGGAGCGTGCGCAGCCAGGCGCAGCGCTCGCCCGAACAGGCCAAGATCCTGCGTGAGCAGGACCAGCTGCTCAACGAGCTGCGCAGCTTCGTCGGCAACGAAATCGACGGGTCGCGCAGCGAGATCGAGCGCGCCCGCGAACTGATCCGACAGGCTGTGGCCGGCCTCGGCGGTAGCTTCGAGGCGATGAACCGCAAGTCGCGCCAGCAGAGCCAGGCGCTGGCCCGCATCGTCGACCGCGCCGGTGAAGACGGTGGCGCCGGCGTCGACGTGGCCCGCTTTGCCCAGCACGCCAGCCACCGCATGGAACAGCTGGTGGAAGCGCTGGAGCAGGTCGCCGGCCAGAGCACGACCACGGTCCAGCACATCGACCAGATGGCCCAGCACCTGGACGGCATCTTCGCCCTGCTGGAAGACGTGAAGTCGATTGCCGACCAGACCAACCTGCTGGCGCTCAACGCCGCCATCGAGGCCGCGCGTGCCGGTGAGGCCGGTCGAGGCTTCGCGGTGGTCGCTGACGAGGTGCGCAACCTGTCCGAGCGTTCAACCACCTTCAACGAGCAGATCCGCAAGCTCGCCCACAGCTCCAAGGACGCCATCGCCAAGGTCCGCGAGACCGTCTCGCACATGGCCTCCCGCGACATGGACCGCTCCCGCGAGGCGCGCCAGGAAGCGGCGGCGATGCTGGAGAACGTGGCCGCGATCAACAACTCGCTGGGTGAGGGCATGCGCGAGATCTCCGAGTGCGGTCGTGCCATCGACAGCAGCGTCGCCGAGGCCGTGCGTGCCCTGCAGTTCGAGGACATCGCGACCCAGGCGCTGGGCGGCGTGCATACCCACCTGGACCGCCTGAACGAGATCAACCGCGAGGCCGTGGCCCTGCAGGAACTCCTGCACCGCAACGGCGGCGTGTTCGACGCCGAGCTGGCCAGCGCCCTGCAGCGCACCGGCAACCGCCTGCGCGAAATGCGGGCCGAATGGGAGCGTCCGCCGCACAAGCCGGTCAGCCAGCAGAGCATGGGCGCCGGCACCGTGGAACTGTTCTGA